ACCGGGTGCTGGCCCGCCACGCCGTGGTGCTGCCGCAGCCCGACCAGCTGTGCGGCCCCTTCGCCGCCCACGTCGCGCTGCACGGCGTGCGACCGGACCCGCCGGGCGTGACCGAGCTGGCGCGGGCGGCGGGCACCCGTGTCTGGCCCCACGACGTCGCGGCGTGGCGGCCGGAGGGGGCCCCCTGGCGGCGCGACGGGTGGGACGTCCTGCCCGAGGCGCCCTCGGTGGGGACCAGCGGCACCGACGCGGCCGGGGTGGCGCGGGCGGTGTCGGCCCTCACCGACGTCGAGGTGGTCTCCGTCCCCGGGGCGGGCACGCACGCCGCCGCGTGGGCGTCGCTGCTGGCGTCGCTGCTGGGCGGACCCGACGTCGGCGTGGTGGCCAACGTCCGCACCGGTGCCCTCGAGCCCGGGGCCGGCTGGGACGTCGGGCACTTCGTGGTGCTGCACGCCGCCACGGCCACGGGGGAG
This genomic interval from Nocardioides scoriae contains the following:
- a CDS encoding DUF6885 family protein — its product is MDLLSLPGADRVLARHAVVLPQPDQLCGPFAAHVALHGVRPDPPGVTELARAAGTRVWPHDVAAWRPEGAPWRRDGWDVLPEAPSVGTSGTDAAGVARAVSALTDVEVVSVPGAGTHAAAWASLLASLLGGPDVGVVANVRTGALEPGAGWDVGHFVVLHAATATGERVGVADTYAELGAPGRPPGCRVVEVAALGAGLAAAPGRGLLVLVDPDDADDVRDRVARAGLSTGSWTT